The following are encoded in a window of Salmo trutta chromosome 9, fSalTru1.1, whole genome shotgun sequence genomic DNA:
- the pes gene encoding pescadillo has product MGGLQKKKYERGSATNYITRNKARKKLQLSLADFRRLCILKGIYPHEPKHKKKVNKGSTAPRTFYLLKDIRFLLHEPIVRKFREYKVFVRKLRKAYGKAEWTGVERLRDNKPGYKLDHIIKERYPTFIDALRDIDDALSMCFLFSTFARTGKCHVQTITLCRRLTVEWMNYVVASRSLRKVFLSIKGIYYQAEVLGQLITWLVPYQFAHDHPTDVDYRVMATFTEMYTTLFGFINFRLYQTLNLVYPPKLDSKAESELKAEHEEDYAMDSESYLEKLSALSASLARVVATVEEEENQLDNFPTEEEDQENMQAREKEQKEQEAQKRLFEGLKFFLNREVPRESLAFILRCFGAEVSWDKSLCIGGTYEVTDETITHQIVDRPDMDKQYINRYYIQPQWVFDSVNAKMRLPVEDYFLGTMLPPHLSPFVEEKDGDYVPPEKLKLMALQRGEKPVQEEDEEEEEDEEDEDEEEDDDVDDEELTEEKNLKKMEDTRAQGKTLAVKVTPGKVKPWETGSVGNKVRLEQEEKAEEKRLAIMMMKKKEKYLYDKIMFGKKRTTREVNKLTAKRKAHEDASKAQKKQKKAKKQ; this is encoded by the exons ATGGGGGGTCTACAGAAAAAGAAG TATGAGAGGGGCTCTGCCACCAACTACATCACAAGGAACAAAGCCCGCAAGAAGCTGCAGCTAAGCCTGGCAGATTTCAG ACGCCTGTGTATTCTGAAAGGCATCTACCCTCATGAGCCTAAGCACAAGAAGAAGGTGAACAAGGGTTCCACGGCCCCTCGCACGTTCTACCTGCTCAAAGACATCCGGTTCCTCCTGCACGAGCCCATCGTTCGAAAGTTTAGAGAGTACAAG GTGTTTGTGCGTAAACTGAGGAAGGCATATGGAAAGGCAGAATGGACAGGGGTGGAGAGACTGAGAGATAACAAGCCTGGCTACAAACTGGACCACATCATCAAGGAGAG GTACCCCACTTTCATCGATGCCCTCCGTGACATCGACGACGCCCTCTCCATGTGCTTCCTGTTCTCCACCTTTGCCCGCACGGGGAAGTGCCACGTACAGACCATCACGCTATGCCGACGCCTCACTGTGGAGTGGATGAACTACGTAGTCGCATCTCGCTCTCTCAGGAAG GTTTTCCTCTCCATCAAGGGGATTTACTATCAGGCAGAGGTCCTTGGACAGCTCATCACCTGGCTCGTACCCTACCAGTTTGCCCATGAC CACCCGACAGATGTGGACTACAGAGTAATGGCCACCTTCACAGAGATGTACACTACCCTCTTTGGCTTCATTAACTTCCGCCTCTACCAGACCCTCAACCTGGTCTACCCGCCCAAG CTGGACAGCAAAGCTGAGTCGGAGCTGAAGGCAGAGCACGAGGAGGACTACGCTATGGACTCAGAGAGCTACTTGGAG AAACTATCAGCCCTGAGTGCCAGCCTGGCACGGGTGGTCGCCAccgtagaggaggaggagaaccagCTGGACAATTTCCCTACCGAGGAG GAGGACCAGGAGAATATGCAGGCCAGAGAGAAGGAGCAGAAAGAGCAGGAGGCCCAGAAAAGGCTTTTTGAGGGGCTCAAGTTCTTCCTGAACAGGGAAGTTCCCAGAGAGTCATTGGCTTTTATCCTGAG GTGTTTTGGTGCCGAGGTGTCCTGGGACAAGTCCCTCTGCATCGGTGGCACCTATGAAGTGACCGACGAGACAATCACTCATCAGATTGTAGACAGGCCTGACATGGACAAGCAGTACATCAACAG GTACTACATCCAGCCCCAGTGGGTGTTTGACTCAGTCAACGCCAAGATGCGCCTGCCCGTTGAGGACTACTTCCTGGGGACGATGCTGCCGCCCCACCTCTCGCCCTTCGTGGAGGAGAAGGACGGCGACTACGTGCCCCCGGAGAAGTTAAAGCTCATGGCCCTGCAGCGCGGGGAGAAGCCCG TACAAGAagaggatgaagaagaggaggaggatgaagaggatgaaGACGAAGAAGAGGATGACGATGTGGACGATGAAGAGTTGACCGAGGAGAAGAATCTGAAGAAGATGGAGGATACGCGAGCCCAGGGCAAG ACTTTGGCCGTGAAGGTGACCCCCGGCAAAGTGAAACCCTGGGAAACTGGTTCCGTGGGGAACAAGGTGCGGCTTGAGCAGGAGGAGAAGGCAGAGGAGAAGCGTCTGGCCATCATGATgatgaagaagaaggagaagtaCCTGTACGACAAGATCATGTTTGGCAAGAAGAGGACGACCCGAGAG GTTAACAAGCTGACGGCGAAGAGAAAGGCCCACGAAGACGCCAGCAAGGCTCAGAAGAAGCAGAAAAAAGCCAAGAAACAGTAG